One Sediminicola sp. YIK13 DNA segment encodes these proteins:
- a CDS encoding CDP-alcohol phosphatidyltransferase family protein gives MFRFDKYNIADWFSFYRIVAVPLLLGLVWLGERQLFTWFLLISYSTDAIDGFLARKLNLVSARGSQLDSVGDQITLVMGLIGLIVFETDFMKANYGLILLAFIPYVLQMIIAFVKYGKATAFHTYLAKTSAVLQGVFILWLLFFGPVYWLFYTMIIIGVLETIEEISLIYMYPHWVKDVKGIFWALKDDRRTARRKTAKENGVSQ, from the coding sequence ATGTTCAGATTTGATAAATACAATATTGCTGATTGGTTTTCCTTTTACAGAATAGTTGCCGTGCCCTTACTTTTGGGCCTGGTCTGGTTGGGGGAGCGACAACTGTTTACCTGGTTTTTACTGATCAGCTATAGTACGGATGCTATTGATGGCTTTCTGGCGCGGAAGTTAAATCTTGTCAGTGCCAGGGGTTCCCAATTGGATTCTGTTGGCGACCAGATCACCCTGGTCATGGGACTTATTGGCCTGATTGTTTTTGAGACCGACTTCATGAAGGCCAATTACGGCCTTATCCTTTTGGCTTTTATTCCCTATGTGCTGCAGATGATCATTGCCTTTGTTAAATACGGCAAGGCCACAGCTTTCCATACCTATCTCGCCAAGACGTCTGCCGTGTTACAGGGGGTGTTTATTTTATGGTTATTGTTTTTTGGTCCGGTCTACTGGTTGTTCTATACCATGATCATCATAGGGGTGTTGGAAACCATAGAGGAGATCTCCCTCATATACATGTACCCACATTGGGTAAAGGACGTCAAGGGTATTTTTTGGGCACTCAAAGATGACCGAAGAACGGCCAGAAGAAAAACGGCCAAGGAGAATGGGGTTTCACAATGA
- a CDS encoding transglycosylase domain-containing protein, which yields MFRYIRKHPFKTFFFLVLFGITAVAILMSMIYFGAFGKLPTADYLKGLKNPVTSTIYASNKEPIGYYFLQNRSNVDSSQITSNLKNALVATEDTRFYDHGGVDYKSYARVFVKSIILGQNAGGGSTITQQVAKNLFGREKQFFLSTPINKIREVFIAKRLENIYDKDDILLLYFNTVSFGENTYGIEKAANRFFNKPPEELTLPESATLVGLLKAPTYYNPRTFPDRAEQRRNVVLSQMEKYGYLTAEEFAAAKAPLKIDYQTPKKSSSFSNYYKEYVAAEFQKWAEENPAPDGHTYSLEADGLSLYTTLNVDIQHYAELAIQRQIDQLQSLMDRYWSASTTEGGKEALLKKIEESMGVIQNMRKAGKTDAEINKFIQQKKERKYWVVGKGYEDQMQSLEDSITKSINRLHAGVLVMSSTSGRIMGYVGGIDYGFSQTDNIITPRQVGSTFKPITYLAALQTGQEPCTFYDNRLLTYSKFEDWRPRNADHSYGGSYSMHGALAGSINTVSVAIQMRTGTERVLEQAKKMGIETELPDVPSIVLGTADITLLEMVRAYASISNGGNKVKPFAIERIENEQGEVIYEAKPAYEGRVASYKNVKALQKMMEGVTQGGTGSRLAAYNIPFNIIGKTGTTQNNGDGWFIGASPELVVGAWVGTFDKRVQFSSTTMGSGANTALPMVASVFRDLSYWRRPILTNFEYEMDHFPCWPYSMLTAEEASPLALSDTTYRQYLKIRDSIRGAVVPIMEIENDSLAPLEQKLDSIAIDSTANPLKRTMPLSQE from the coding sequence TTGTTTCGCTACATACGGAAGCACCCCTTTAAGACATTCTTTTTTCTTGTACTTTTTGGTATTACTGCCGTGGCCATCCTCATGTCCATGATCTATTTTGGGGCGTTCGGAAAGCTCCCTACAGCAGATTATTTAAAAGGCCTGAAAAACCCGGTCACCTCTACCATCTATGCGTCCAATAAGGAACCTATAGGCTATTACTTTTTACAGAACCGCTCCAATGTAGATAGCTCCCAGATCACTTCCAATCTAAAAAATGCCCTGGTCGCTACCGAGGATACCCGTTTTTATGACCATGGAGGGGTGGATTATAAAAGTTATGCGAGGGTTTTTGTAAAATCCATCATCCTGGGGCAAAATGCAGGCGGTGGGAGTACCATCACCCAGCAGGTCGCCAAAAACCTGTTCGGGAGGGAAAAACAGTTTTTTCTATCCACACCCATCAATAAGATCCGCGAGGTTTTTATTGCCAAACGCCTGGAAAACATCTACGATAAGGACGATATTTTACTGCTGTATTTCAATACCGTCTCCTTTGGGGAAAATACCTATGGGATAGAAAAAGCCGCTAACCGCTTTTTTAACAAGCCCCCGGAGGAACTGACCCTTCCGGAAAGTGCCACCTTGGTAGGACTCCTAAAAGCCCCTACCTATTACAATCCTAGGACCTTTCCCGACCGTGCGGAACAGAGACGCAATGTGGTCCTGTCCCAGATGGAAAAATATGGGTACTTGACGGCAGAGGAATTTGCAGCTGCCAAGGCTCCTTTAAAAATCGACTATCAGACCCCTAAAAAATCATCTTCCTTTTCCAATTATTACAAGGAATATGTCGCTGCTGAATTTCAGAAATGGGCAGAAGAGAACCCGGCTCCGGACGGACATACCTATAGTCTGGAGGCCGATGGTCTCAGCTTGTACACCACCCTAAATGTAGATATTCAACACTATGCAGAACTGGCCATTCAGCGCCAAATAGACCAGCTTCAATCCTTGATGGACCGCTATTGGTCGGCATCAACCACAGAAGGGGGAAAAGAGGCCCTTTTAAAGAAAATAGAAGAGAGCATGGGGGTCATCCAAAACATGCGGAAGGCCGGGAAGACCGATGCCGAGATCAATAAATTTATACAACAGAAAAAGGAACGTAAATATTGGGTCGTAGGCAAGGGCTATGAGGACCAAATGCAATCCCTGGAAGATTCCATAACCAAAAGTATCAACAGACTGCATGCCGGGGTGCTGGTGATGAGCAGTACCTCTGGTAGGATCATGGGCTATGTTGGGGGCATCGATTACGGTTTTAGTCAGACCGATAACATCATCACCCCAAGACAAGTTGGGTCCACTTTTAAACCCATCACCTATCTGGCAGCCTTGCAAACAGGACAGGAACCTTGTACGTTTTATGATAACAGGTTGTTGACCTATTCCAAATTTGAAGATTGGAGGCCTAGAAATGCGGACCATTCCTACGGGGGCAGCTATAGTATGCACGGGGCCTTGGCAGGTTCCATCAATACGGTTTCCGTGGCCATACAAATGCGCACGGGAACGGAACGGGTATTGGAACAGGCAAAGAAAATGGGGATTGAAACTGAGTTGCCAGACGTACCTTCCATTGTTCTGGGAACCGCAGATATCACTCTGTTGGAAATGGTTAGGGCCTATGCCAGTATTTCCAATGGGGGCAATAAGGTAAAGCCCTTTGCCATTGAACGGATAGAGAACGAACAAGGAGAGGTGATCTATGAAGCAAAACCTGCCTATGAGGGGAGGGTGGCCAGTTACAAAAATGTAAAGGCCCTACAAAAAATGATGGAGGGCGTGACACAAGGGGGCACAGGTTCCCGATTGGCAGCATATAATATTCCATTTAACATCATTGGCAAAACAGGGACCACCCAAAACAATGGGGATGGCTGGTTTATTGGAGCTTCTCCCGAACTGGTGGTTGGCGCCTGGGTGGGTACCTTTGACAAACGCGTACAGTTCAGTTCCACTACTATGGGCTCTGGAGCTAATACGGCCTTGCCGATGGTAGCCTCGGTTTTCAGGGATCTTAGCTACTGGAGACGACCTATTCTGACAAATTTTGAATACGAAATGGATCATTTTCCTTGTTGGCCTTATAGTATGCTAACCGCAGAAGAGGCTTCTCCCTTGGCATTGTCCGACACCACATACCGACAATATTTAAAGATACGTGATTCCATTAGGGGCGCTGTGGTGCCAATTATGGAAATTGAAAATGACTCCTTGGCCCCATTAGAGCAGAAGCTCGATTCAATTGCTATAGACAGTACAGCCAATCCATTAAAAAGAACAATGCCACTGTCACAGGAGTAA
- a CDS encoding sodium:solute symporter family protein, producing MVSLNFWDYLIIIVFFTITLSIGLYVSKKSGTDSNEFFLSGRTMPWWLLGVSMVATTFSTDTPNLVTDIVRTNGVSGNWVWWAFLLTGLLTVFVYAKLWRKSNVNTDIEFYEFRYGGAPARFLRKFRAIYLGVIFNVITMSAVTLAAIKIGGIMLGLEPWQTVVFGGVITVIFSAAGGFKGVVYTDFVLFFVAMGGAIGAAYYLVNLPEVGGVSALIANDAVAGKLSILPDFSDKQALITLFIIPLAVQWWSSWYPGAEPGGGGYIAQRMLAAKDENHAIGATFFFNIMHYALRPWPWILVALASLVVYPDLASIQEAFPNITDDKLGHDLAYSAMLTKLPSGLLGLVLASLVAAYMSTISTQLNWGSSYVVYDFYKQMINPKASEKKLVLVGRISTVVLMVFSALLALVLQNALQLFEVLLVFGAGTGLIFILRWFWWRINAWSEITAMFASGIISILLKLTPLGAFLFDAETGVFENYYEYPFVVLVTTIIWVGATFITQPESKEVLQSFYKKIQPGGPGWTKVVREAKAEGKEIVHAKEGWSVPSGIVAMLLGCVLIYSCMFATGYWIYGDYMYAGVLTGVAVVSGFLMTKMWKRIKATIL from the coding sequence ATGGTATCATTGAATTTCTGGGATTATTTGATCATCATCGTTTTTTTTACCATTACCCTTTCCATAGGGCTCTATGTTTCTAAAAAATCGGGCACCGATTCCAATGAGTTTTTTCTTTCCGGCCGCACCATGCCGTGGTGGTTGTTGGGCGTCTCCATGGTAGCGACTACGTTTTCCACAGATACGCCCAATCTGGTAACCGATATCGTACGGACCAACGGGGTTTCCGGGAACTGGGTATGGTGGGCCTTTTTGCTTACAGGTCTCTTGACCGTTTTTGTATATGCCAAACTGTGGCGAAAATCGAACGTGAACACCGATATAGAATTTTACGAATTTCGCTACGGCGGCGCCCCTGCCAGGTTTTTACGAAAATTCAGGGCCATCTATCTCGGGGTTATTTTTAACGTCATTACCATGTCGGCCGTCACCCTGGCCGCCATTAAGATCGGTGGAATTATGCTGGGCCTGGAGCCGTGGCAGACCGTGGTCTTCGGGGGGGTCATTACCGTAATATTTAGCGCCGCGGGTGGATTTAAAGGAGTGGTCTATACTGATTTTGTCCTGTTTTTTGTGGCCATGGGCGGTGCCATAGGGGCCGCTTATTATTTGGTGAACTTACCGGAAGTGGGCGGGGTATCGGCCTTGATTGCGAATGATGCCGTAGCCGGAAAGCTATCCATTTTACCTGATTTTAGTGATAAACAGGCCTTGATCACCTTATTTATTATTCCCTTGGCCGTACAATGGTGGAGTTCCTGGTATCCTGGGGCAGAACCAGGTGGGGGAGGGTATATCGCCCAAAGGATGTTGGCAGCAAAAGATGAGAACCATGCCATTGGCGCTACTTTCTTTTTTAATATCATGCATTATGCGCTAAGGCCGTGGCCATGGATCTTGGTCGCCTTGGCCTCCTTGGTGGTATACCCGGATTTGGCGAGCATACAAGAAGCATTTCCCAATATTACAGATGATAAATTGGGGCATGATCTGGCGTACTCCGCCATGCTGACCAAATTGCCCAGTGGGTTACTCGGGCTGGTATTGGCCTCCTTGGTAGCGGCCTATATGAGTACCATTTCCACCCAATTGAATTGGGGATCTTCCTATGTGGTCTACGATTTTTACAAGCAGATGATCAATCCAAAGGCATCGGAAAAGAAATTGGTGCTGGTGGGTCGAATTTCCACCGTGGTCCTTATGGTATTCAGTGCACTTTTGGCCCTGGTACTGCAAAATGCCCTGCAATTATTCGAGGTACTCTTGGTATTTGGTGCGGGAACAGGCCTCATTTTTATACTGAGATGGTTTTGGTGGCGTATCAACGCCTGGAGCGAGATCACGGCCATGTTCGCCTCGGGGATCATTTCCATTTTATTAAAATTGACCCCCTTGGGAGCCTTTCTGTTTGATGCCGAAACCGGGGTTTTTGAAAACTATTATGAATATCCCTTTGTGGTATTGGTCACCACCATCATCTGGGTAGGGGCAACCTTTATCACCCAACCTGAAAGTAAAGAAGTATTGCAGTCGTTCTATAAAAAGATCCAGCCGGGAGGACCTGGGTGGACAAAAGTAGTGCGGGAAGCCAAGGCCGAGGGCAAGGAAATTGTCCATGCCAAAGAAGGGTGGAGTGTCCCATCAGGCATTGTGGCCATGCTATTGGGCTGTGTCCTGATCTATAGCTGTATGTTCGCAACGGGCTATTGGATTTATGGCGATTATATGTATGCGGGGGTGTTAACGGGAGTTGCTGTTGTTTCAGGATTTTTGATGACCAAGATGTGGAAAAGAATAAAAGCTACTATTCTTTAA